One window of Hoplias malabaricus isolate fHopMal1 chromosome 16, fHopMal1.hap1, whole genome shotgun sequence genomic DNA carries:
- the elavl1b gene encoding ELAV-like protein 1b isoform X2: MTQKDVEDMFTHYGRIINSRVLVDQASGLSRGVAFIRFDKRAEAEDAIKALNGQKPSGASEPITVKFAANPNQAKNTQLLSQLYHTQSRRFGGPVHHQTQRFRFSPMSVDHMSGVSSMSSTGSSTSGWCIFVYNLGQDADEGILWQMFGPFGAVTNVKVIRDFNTSKCKGFGFVTMTNYEEAAMAIASLNGYRLGDKILQVSFKTSKSHK, encoded by the exons ATGACACAGAAAGATGTAGAAGACATGTTTACCCACTATGGACGCATCATTAACTCGAGGGTATTGGTTGATCAGGCTTCAG GATTGTCACGCGGTGTTGCCTTCATTCGGTTTGATAAAAGGGCAGAAGCAGAAGATGCCATCAAAGCCCTGAATGGTCAGAAACCCTCTGGGGCCTCTGAACCAATCACAGTGAAGTTTGCCGCAAATCCCAATCAGGCAAAGAACACCCAGCTGCTTTCCCAACTCTACCATACTCAGTCTCGACGCTTTGGAGGTCCTGTTCATCACCAGACACAGAGGTTCAG GTTTTCACCGATGAGTGTAGATCACATGAGTGGGGTGTCAAGTATGAGTTCAACTGGGAGCTCCACCTCCGGCTGGTGCATTTTTGTCTATAACCTGGGCCAGGATGCTGACGAGGGCATTCTGTGGCAAATGTTCGGCCCTTTCGGTGCCGTCACCAACGTTAAAGTCATTCGTGACTTCAATACCAGCAAATGCAAAGGCTTTGGGTTTGTTACCATGACAAACTACGAGGAGGCAGCTATGGCTATCGCCAGTCTCAACGGTTACCGTCTGGGGGACAAAATACTACAAGTATCATTCAAAACCAGCAAGTCCCACAAGtaa
- the elavl1b gene encoding ELAV-like protein 1b isoform X1 translates to MAVRRGHIRYLKVCEVQNQGNERDSSHSKSASLKQEVYDMPNGYEDHMEDEPKDAKTNLIINYLPQNMTQEELRSLFSSIGEVESAKLIRDKMGGHSLGYGFVNYVNPSDAERAISTLNGLRLQSKTIKVSYARPSSDTIKDANLYISGLPKTMTQKDVEDMFTHYGRIINSRVLVDQASGLSRGVAFIRFDKRAEAEDAIKALNGQKPSGASEPITVKFAANPNQAKNTQLLSQLYHTQSRRFGGPVHHQTQRFRFSPMSVDHMSGVSSMSSTGSSTSGWCIFVYNLGQDADEGILWQMFGPFGAVTNVKVIRDFNTSKCKGFGFVTMTNYEEAAMAIASLNGYRLGDKILQVSFKTSKSHK, encoded by the exons ATGGCTGTTAGAAGGGGACACATAAGATACTTGAAG GTTTGTGAGGTGCAGAACCAGGGTAACGAAAGGGACTCTTCACATAGCAAGAGTGCCAGCTTGAAG CAAGAGGTCTACGACATGCCTAACGGTTATGAAGACCATATGGAAGATGAGCCGAAAGATGCCAAAACAAACCTGATTATCAATTACTTGCCACAGAACATGACGCAAGAAGAACTCCGCAGTCTGTTCAGCAGCATTGGTGAAGTGGAGTCGGCCAAACTTATAAGGGACAAAATGGGAG gCCACAGTTTAGGGTACGGATTTGTTAACTATGTTAACCCTAGTGATGCAGAAAGGGCAATCAGTACTCTCAATGGGCTGAGACTACAGTCTAAAACTATCAAG GTCTCGTACGCTAGGCCCAGCTCTGACACAATCAAAGATGCCAATCTTTACATTAGTGGTTTGCCCAAGACCATGACACAGAAAGATGTAGAAGACATGTTTACCCACTATGGACGCATCATTAACTCGAGGGTATTGGTTGATCAGGCTTCAG GATTGTCACGCGGTGTTGCCTTCATTCGGTTTGATAAAAGGGCAGAAGCAGAAGATGCCATCAAAGCCCTGAATGGTCAGAAACCCTCTGGGGCCTCTGAACCAATCACAGTGAAGTTTGCCGCAAATCCCAATCAGGCAAAGAACACCCAGCTGCTTTCCCAACTCTACCATACTCAGTCTCGACGCTTTGGAGGTCCTGTTCATCACCAGACACAGAGGTTCAG GTTTTCACCGATGAGTGTAGATCACATGAGTGGGGTGTCAAGTATGAGTTCAACTGGGAGCTCCACCTCCGGCTGGTGCATTTTTGTCTATAACCTGGGCCAGGATGCTGACGAGGGCATTCTGTGGCAAATGTTCGGCCCTTTCGGTGCCGTCACCAACGTTAAAGTCATTCGTGACTTCAATACCAGCAAATGCAAAGGCTTTGGGTTTGTTACCATGACAAACTACGAGGAGGCAGCTATGGCTATCGCCAGTCTCAACGGTTACCGTCTGGGGGACAAAATACTACAAGTATCATTCAAAACCAGCAAGTCCCACAAGtaa
- the si:ch73-60h1.1 gene encoding calcium/calmodulin-dependent protein kinase type IV, protein MPTSRSGSSSEEFWVDGSRRDVSMEDFYTMGPELGRGATSVVYRCEEKQTEKPYAAKVLKKTIDKKIVRTEIGVLLRLSHPNIIRLKEIFETETEISLILELVTGGELFDRIVERGYYSERDAAHVIKQILEAVAYLHENGVVHRDLKPENLLYADLSIDAPLKIADFGLSKIIDEQVTMKTVCGTPGYCAPEILRGNAYGPEVDMWSVGVILYILLCGFEPFFDPRGDQYMYSRILNCDYEFVSPWWDEVSLNAKDLVSKLIVLDPNKRLSVQQALEHPWVLGKAARFSHMDTTQRKLQEFNARRKLKAAMKAVVATSRMHESSKRRTDSCEIPNSDKPSPQTGPRRDASMDTSGKPITAEESAEKDDKKAEPLLTPSPPSLAPNSPKVPILQPVPIPSRPPLKADGLRQTSVLPKAPVVRPRVPKKSCSVDPGGKSGPSPVLTTPPSPKNISNGFIAGVETGNSTAECQ, encoded by the exons AGGGGCTACGTCGGTCGTGTATCGCTGCGAGGAAAAGCAAACAGAGAAGCCTTATGCAGCCAAAGTCCTGAAGAAGACT ATTGACAAGAAAATTGTGAGAACAGAAATCGGAGTGCTGCTTCGCCTGTCCCACCCAAACATC ATCCGCCTGAAAGAAATCTTTGAAACGGAAACAGAAATCTCTCTGATTCTGGAGCTGGTGACCGGGGGAGAGCTCTTTGACAG GATTGTAGAGAGAGGATACTACAGTGAACGAGATGCTGCTCATGTCATTAAGCAGATTCTGGAAGCTGTGGCG TACCTACATGAGAATGGAGTAGTTCACAGAGACCTCAAACCAGAGAACCTCTTATACGCTGATCTGTCTATAGATGCGCCCCTCAAGATAG CGGACTTTGGGCTCTCCAAAATTATTGATGAACAGGTGACAATGAAAACTGTGTGTGGCACTCCTGGATACTGTG CTCCTGAAATTCTCAGAGGTAACGCTTATGGCCCAGAGGTGGACATGTGGTCTGTGGGAGTCATCCTTTACATATT gctgtgtgggtttgaaccaTTTTTCGATCCGAGGGGGGACCAGTACATGTACAGCCGCATCCTCAACTGCGACTATGAGTTTGTCTCCCCCTGGTGGGATGAGGTTTCCCTCAATGCAAAGGATCtg GTCAGTAAGTTGATAGTGCTGGACCCTAATAAGCGTCTGAGTGTACAGCAGGCACTGGAGCACCCATGGGTTCTTGGCAAAGCAGCACGCTTCTCCCACATGGACACCACACAGAGGAAACTGCAGGAGTTCAACGCTCGTCGCAAACTTAAG GCTGCTATGAAGGCAGTGGTGGCCACCAGCCGCATGCACGAAAGCTCCAAGAGACGGACTGACAGCTGCGAGATTCCAAACTCAGACAAGCCCTCACCACAGACTGGCCCACGGAGAGATGCCTCCATGGACACCTCGGGGAAGCCGATAACTGCTGAAGAAAGCGCTGAAAAGGATGACAAGAAGGCAGAGCCACTGCTTACCCCAAGCCCCCCCAGCCTAGCCCCCAACAGCCCCAAAGTACCCATCCTACAACCGGTTCCCATTCCCAGCCGACCGCCCCTGAAAGCAGATGGGCTCAGACAGACCTCCGTCCTGCCCAAAGCACCGGTGGTTCGGCCCAGGGTGCCAAAAAAGAGCTGCTCCGTGGATCCTGGGGGCAAAAGCGGACCCTCACCCGTCCTGACTACCCCACCCAGCCCCAAGAACATCAGCAATGGCTTTATCGCTGGGGTAGAGACTGGGAACAGCACAGCAGAATGTCAGTGA